Below is a window of Brassica napus cultivar Da-Ae chromosome A5, Da-Ae, whole genome shotgun sequence DNA.
CGAGAATCATCTCCAAACTTCACTTTTCCTGTTATAGATTCGTTGATCTTTGTGAAGTATCTACGATCTCCAGTCATGTGGTTACTAGCTCCGTTATCCAAGTACCACATGTTCTCTTGCTCGTCATGGATCTCGAATTTGCTTGGAACAACTTTATCTTCGTTTAAATATACTACCTCACACATCATAAGTTCATCTGCGTGCTGTGTATCGTCCTTGTCTTGTTCCAGGGCTTCCTGCAACTTCAGTAACCGATCGGGACAGGTTGAGGCGTAGTGACCCATCTTGTCACACCTAAAACACATTATCCTTGATGTGTCTCTGCCTCCATAGCCACGTCCATGGCCTCTTCCTCTATAGGACCTTCCACCTCGTCCTCTGTTTCCTTTGTAATTGTCATTATACTCGCGTGAAGATTGAGAATCTGCGTACATGAGTTTCCCATGATCTTCGGgagtctcttcttcttcagccacTCTCTCTTCATAAGCTTTTAGACGACCAACAATATCCTCAAAGCTGGTGGTTTTAAGATCAAGCACTTGCTCCAGTGATGCAACGATATGTATGTATTTCTTGCGTGGAAGGCTTTTAAGAAATTTCTTAACCAGTTTTGATTCTTCAATCTCTTCTCCCAGCACAGCAGCTTTCGATGATATTTCAGACAATTTTCCAGCAAAATCATCTATCTTTTCAGCATCTTTCATCGAGAGTCTATCAAATTCAGACATTAAAGTTTGAAGTCTGGCCTCTTTGACTCGTTCAGCACCAACATGTCGCATCTTAATAGCCTCCCACACCTTTTTTGCCGTGTTTAGCTCCCCAACTTGTAGGACTAGAGTTTCGGGTATCGCTTGAAACATTAGACCGATTGCCAAAtcgttcttttcttcttcttctgattctgtTTCAACGATGCTCCAAACCTTATGTACCTTAAGTACATTCTTCATTCTAATGCCCCACACGATATAGTTGGATGAGGTTAACATAGGACATTTGATCGTTGATCCCCCCTCCTTCGGTTTCAATGTCGTCACTATCGCTAAGTCTCCCATTGCTTTggctggctctgataccaaatgtagaaCTTAAAGATTCAAATAAGAATTGCTCTCTTATTATTAACCTgagaaaataactcaaaactcAAGTTCTCAACCTCTAAATTCTTGTAAGTGATATCACAACTTAATATCTACTTATATAGAACTTATATTTTCCTAATCCTATTGGGTAACATAActttagataactcctaaacttattatgtttccTTTTCCATATCTCGGTAGGATTAGGTTTCcttagcttccttctcaagctatCTTTTGTTTCAAGCTTAACTCAACAGTCGAATGGTTAGGAGCTGAAAAGGTGAATGGGAAATGATGGTCGTAATGTATCCAAACTTCACATGAAGTATGCAAAGAAGCTTGCAGCTAATGTATTATGCACTTagtaattttgtatatatacgcTTAAACTTTATTCTAAATTTTTCCGGTGCCTCTACTTCTACAGGTAAACCAGAAACAAAGATTTAGCAAATTCTGATTTTAGTTCATCTCCCTCTCTGATTTTGATTGTTGTGTGCATTCCTTAGAAAGCAAGTGAAAGCGGCTGAACTCTGATCTTGCATGGGTTCCGTTTTTTCGGTTCTACCAATATTATGAGACTTTTAAACATCCATTTTAGTTTCCATGTTAGTTCTTAATTGAATCAGCTTTGCAAGCCGCCTAGGTTTCTACAAGGGAgtgcatatatatacacttgTGCTCTTTAACAGTTTGTCCAGTTGAAATGCTCTAATTCGTGGTCTTATATAAGATGGATGGAGATTTTGAATTCATTCTTTTTTAAGGGTCTCCTCTTTACAGGTCGCTCACGAGTTCTAAGGCGTATGCTTCAAAGCTATTTCTTAAGATCCCAAAAGGAGACACTAGTACGGTTGCTGCAGCCACAGGTGTGGACGGACATATTAAAGCTGTTGAGTATATCTGCCTTCTTTCTGTTTCCCAGTGTGCTTTTCAACGTAGGTCTCAGACAGAAATGATTTATAGTTGATTCTGCTGAGTATTTCCACAAAAAGAGTAAGCTTGTTTCAGTTTTGACACCTCTACCGTCTACTTGCAGAAACTGACCTTACTTGCCATGGGTTATTTAGGGTTGTATTATATGGTTCTAATATGATTTTAAGCTACTTTTTTATGCTGTTGTCATGTGATCTTAAATCACTGCATTTTAACTAATGATTACATATCTTCTAGTTCAAGTCAAACTCTTTTGGCATGCATAAGTGAAAGGTTTATTTGTAAGTTACTTGTATATTTGTGTTACTCATGCGGTTTCCTCTGCTTCTATATCAAACAATTTAATTCAAACCGTAATGTTACTAACCACCAGACAACAATTTGTTAGTTTACCAATATTATTTGTGTGCTTTTGGCAGTCTGGTGACTTAGAAGAGGTCTCAACTAGTATTGAAAAGCGTTATGCTGACCGTACAAACACGTGAGAGGCCCAGGTACTATTGACATGGCGGACTTATATTGTTCCTTCTTAAGCTGCGTTGCTGTGCAGAATGAAGTTTTGTGTAATCAGTTTTGAATGCTTTTGTGATCTGATTACTGCTgccttatataaaatatatgatagATGACGCTTATTCTACTTTATTACTCTACTAAGGGCATCCGCATTGGTGAACCCCTCTTGGGGTTCATaaggtttttttattattttttgggtGGGACCTTAAATAGTTGTGAACCTCTATCGATTGTGTTCCTGCATTGGTGAACCTGCAGAAGGGATtcatagaaataaaataatattattttttttattttcaatttttttactatattgaaaataaatgaataaaatataataagttttaaaatattgaataCATTAAGAATTGATTACATTAaccaatatattaaaaaaagacaTTTATTCAATACATTGAGAATCATGAACATACAACGATCAATCATCTACATTACCAAACATTTGCCAGATATTTTCGATGAGATCAGCTTTCAAACGATTATGTTTATCGGAATTTCGAACTTCAGTGCGAATGCCAAAGAAATTATGGCCATTCAAACTTTCTCTTCTTCGCACCTGGGAACTTCTGCTTGACTCTCCCGACTCGAACTCTGATGTATCAATTTGATTGTATCCGTCTCTTTCGTTCtcgactatcatattgtgcaatataACACAACATCTCATAATCCTTCCTATTTTTTCCTTGTCCCATTGTAAAGCTGGGTTTTTAACTATTGCAAATCTcgattgcaatactccaaaagcacgttcgacatcttttctaGTGGCTTCTTGGCGTTCAGCAAACCGCActgctttaggaccttgaggaagtgggatggattggataaatgtaGCCCAATGCGGATAAATTCCGTCAGTAAGGTAGTATGCCATATGATAggtgtggttgttgaccttgaaattaactttaggtgctcgaccttgtaaaatgtcatcaaaaactggagaccgatcaagaacattgatatcgttgagAGTACCTGGTAAACCGAAaaatgcgtgccatatccaaagatcctGTGATGCCACagcttctaagacaattgtcggctttcctgaaCCACGTGTAAACTGCCCTCTCCAAGCcgttgggcagtttttccactcccaatgcatacaatcgatgctgccTACCATTCCTGGAAACCCCCGTGCCTCTCCAACATCGAGTAATCGTTGAAGATCCGCCGGTGTAGGTCTTCTTAAATACTCAGCTCCAAACAATTGTATAATCCCATTAGTGAAATTATCTAAACATAAACGTGAAGTACTTTCACctagtcggagatattcgtcatacATATCTCCCGATTGTCCGTAAGCCAGCATATGTATTGCTGCCGTGCACTTTTGAAGTGCAGATAGCCCCAACCTTCCATGAGCAtttcttctttgctgaaagtATGGCAGTTCATTAGTTAGGCTTTGGACTATGCGAAGGAACAAAgttttgttcattcgaaaacggCGCCTAAACATTTCCGGCTGGTATGTTGGGTTTTCCGCAAAATAATCGTTCCATAGTTGTTTGTGTCCTAGTTCCCGGTCTCTTTCGATATAACTTCGTCGCTTCGGCTTGTTGATTTGAGCATTAACCATTGAGTCGATGTAATTATCGACTACTTCGTCGACAATTTCATCTAAAGCTTCATCTACTTCAtcacttgatgaggaagatatcctttgtacatatttaaaaaaaaaaattattatcatatttaattaaacaaaataattacatatttctttaaattgtattttatatacatataaaaaaaacaacggTTCATATATGTTTCAAACAAAATCGGtgtttcatatttaaaaaaaacaacggTTCATATATGATACTTGTAAGAAAAGCAACGGTTCGTTTAAAAAGAAAtggttcattttttaaaaaaaaaacaacggtTAAAATGTGATTATAGCTTTCGTTTAAAAAGCTACGGTTCAAGATACACAAATATGTGATTACCTAAATACAAGGAGAGAGACTTGGTGTAAAGGAGGATGAGGAAAGAAGTGGGTCGATACACAAATACTTTGGAGACTTGGTGTAGAGGAGGATGAGGAAAGCAGTGTGTTTCACAAAGACAagtgagaaagaaagagaagttGCATTGGAGATTTTATAAATGATCGCCAAAGAGAAGTgacaaacataatatatatagggAGACAATGTTTACACCCGTGAATGAAGTTATCAGGGGTACATACACCCGTGATTACATAAGATAGAAGTGTAGAAAAATCCAACATTCTACACTTTCCCGTGATTGAAACCGACATACATAGAGCTAAAAGAGAGGTACATAAAGCTAAAAGACAGGTACataaaagaaacagagaaagcGTGAACCCGTGACTGGAACACAAGTACAACCATCCACCTCCTgcaacccgtgacctgcaacACAAAACAGAGTCGAATCAATAAAGTTAAACAAAAAGTCTAGACAACACTCAAGAAATCACATATCACGGGATCCATCTAAATAGACAACACAAAACAGACAAAAAATCACATATCACAAAAAAATTACCCACTGACCAACTCAAAGCATTTCGGATATCAGTTTATTCTTGAGTGTCCTTTCTTGATCAGAAAGTGTATCTGCATTTTTTCCTAAGAGACGATCAAGGATTTTCCGGTTTGATATGATAGTTTTCTTTGCTAGTATGCTCTCTATCTGATCAAGAGCTGCTTCATTCCCGTGCTTCTTTCGTTTCGCAGCTTTGGAAGCCTTAATACCAGGAGGCCTAACCTCTTCCAACTCAGGCTCTGTAACCGCAGCTTCCTTCCTTTTCTCTTTTGGACCATCTCTGGAAACAAAGTTTGATCTCCATTTTTGATCAAACCTCAGTTCCCTCCACGCATGCTCGAGAGTGAACTTGAGCTGGTAGTCGTTAAAGAAGATGTCATGGGCAGACTTCATGACATCGTTCTCATTTTGACCACTAGCTTGTTCCTTCAATGCCGCCTCATAACTACCCACAAACTTACAGACCTGCTCATTAACTCTaccccacctctgcttacactgACTCCACTCTCTAGGAGCGTAGCCACTCAGCTGAGGGCTTGAATTGAAGTACTCTGCTATTCTATTCCAAAACGACCCTAACTTCTGCTGGTTACTAACTATCGGATCCTTGCTGgtgttcaaccaagcactgATCAGAACAATGTCTTCTTGTGTTGTCCACTTTTTCCTCTCCACCGGTTTTGGAACACTAGAAGACCCTACGCCTATGGACCCTACGTCTATGGGTTGACTGGTCTGGGAAGATAAAAGGTTCATAAACCCGGGAGAATCTAGAGAAAACGGTTCCATTTTGGTTTGGGGTGATGTTTTAAACGTGGTTTtggttttcagattttttactTCTAACTATGTTTTTAAACTACCATTGTGCTTTGATAAGAGAGAGCAATTAAAGTAAGTGTAACCACCAAAATTCATTAAAGTTAATTACACAACAAGTTGTTCTCTAACGGCATTCATTACACatcaaatctgttttaaaaaaCTAGTACAAGAAGTGGACAGAGAGCATTCAAAACAGCATTCATCAGAGCAACCAACCAACTGATAATTAATGTTTTTCAGTTCCTAGTCTACCTAGTTCAATTCATTTCTAGTTCAGTTACCTACTCTAGCTAGTTCAGTTCACCTCTAGTTCAGCATTCATCAGAGCAAGCTAAATACTTCAGTTCAGTTAAGCTTAGTTAAGCTTGAGTGTTTGCCTTAAGGTTTTTATTCGAAGCAGACCTTCTCCAGATTTGCGACCTGCACAGTGAGAGAATAAATCTCAGCAGTGAGGTTATCAACCGCCAAACTGAGGCGGTTAACCTCTGCCtgcagatggaaacaaacaaaccGTTGTTACGGACTTAAAAATAACCAAACTTTACAATTCTTTACAGTACCTATTCGATACTCTTAAAAAGTTCACTAACCTCAACTGTGTCGATATGTTTATTGAGATTGGGCACCAACTTGATCACCAGCTCAGCCTTCTCCACCCGCCTACGCAGACTTTCGACCTCCTCCTGCACACCTATAACCCAAGGCTGACGGTAATgaaacccatcagccttgttgACAACATAAACACATTAGACTCGCGTCACTAAAACATAATCTATACATCTTCAAATCCACAAACTTGTATCTCTTACCTCGTAGTTGATGCACGTGAAGAAGCGTTTCCCAGGCAGAGTGTCGTACTTCTCCTTCACGCGAACCTCGTCTTGGATTCTCCCACCACAGGGACACCTCCTGGGAATCCTATATTCTGAATCGGCCACGTGAACCATACTGTTGTAGTAC
It encodes the following:
- the LOC125609626 gene encoding uncharacterized protein LOC125609626; the protein is MDPVEDRRNTKRQEEYYNSMVHVADSEYRIPRRCPCGGRIQDEVRVKEKYDTLPGKRFFTCINYEADGFHYRQPWVIGVQEEVESLRRRVEKAELVIKLVPNLNKHIDTVEAEVNRLSLAVDNLTAEIYSLTVQVANLEKVCFE
- the LOC106355693 gene encoding glutathione S-transferase T3-like → MEPFSLDSPGFMNLLSSQTSQPIDVGSIGVGSSSVPKPVERKKWTTQEDIVLISAWLNTSKDPIVSNQQKLGSFWNRIAEYFNSSPQLSGYAPREWSQCKQRWGRVNEQVCKFVGSYEAALKEQASGQNENDVMKSAHDIFFNDYQLKFTLEHAWRELRFDQKWRSNFVSRDGPKEKRKEAAVTEPELEEVRPPGIKASKAAKRKKHGNEAALDQIESILAKKTIISNRKILDRLLGKNADTLSDQERTLKNKLISEML